Proteins encoded within one genomic window of Lysinibacillus sphaericus:
- a CDS encoding response regulator: MNEVIFAKDIMLEQDVKKYFEIMLESAIRSHMTITTIFLKCVQSSSSEVNQSNVNAQITDFLTENIRKTDLLFQLADGEHWGIIFLQSSDVEANAFLKRIFYLLKKDTTLESRVALKASITEIRNNQINFEILVEKNKALLADSNQQQWWIEQIEDYRLQSIELVKVSIIEQNAIFRKVLETTLNSMDIANFTFDVTAYEDGYSFLQSNTYQSGHLHLIIMNDILPRNNGLEILHSLRTMPNEKRFLIYMMSERNSEIAALNAYEGGVDEFIVKPFNLRLLEAKIKRTFARYWQ; the protein is encoded by the coding sequence ATGAATGAAGTAATTTTCGCAAAAGATATAATGCTAGAACAAGATGTTAAAAAATATTTTGAAATTATGCTTGAAAGTGCTATTCGTTCACATATGACGATTACCACAATTTTTTTAAAGTGTGTACAGAGTAGCTCTTCAGAAGTAAATCAAAGCAATGTAAATGCTCAAATTACTGATTTTTTAACGGAAAATATTCGGAAGACGGATTTACTCTTCCAATTGGCAGATGGAGAGCATTGGGGCATTATTTTTTTACAAAGTAGCGATGTTGAAGCGAATGCATTTTTAAAAAGAATCTTTTATTTACTAAAGAAAGATACAACGCTAGAAAGTCGCGTTGCCTTAAAAGCTTCTATAACAGAAATACGTAATAATCAGATTAACTTTGAAATACTAGTAGAAAAAAATAAAGCATTACTGGCTGATAGCAATCAACAGCAATGGTGGATTGAACAGATAGAGGATTATCGTTTACAATCCATTGAACTTGTAAAAGTGAGTATTATTGAACAAAATGCTATTTTTAGAAAAGTGTTAGAAACGACTTTAAATTCCATGGATATCGCTAATTTTACTTTTGATGTCACAGCATATGAAGATGGTTATAGTTTTTTACAATCTAATACTTATCAATCCGGGCATTTGCATTTAATTATTATGAATGATATTTTACCGCGCAATAATGGCTTAGAAATTTTACACAGCTTACGAACAATGCCGAACGAAAAGCGATTCCTCATTTACATGATGTCTGAACGTAACTCAGAGATCGCCGCACTCAATGCATATGAAGGTGGCGTAGATGAATTTATAGTTAAACCGTTTAACTTACGTTTATTAGAGGCAAAAATTAAACGAACTTTTGCGAGGTATTGGCAATGA
- a CDS encoding polysaccharide deacetylase family protein has protein sequence MKRLKLCSLLVALFIAGCQSETQSQVAPVDSSIEIKEHDGTMSDILHHANILTPKVALTFNGLADNETMQKLLKVLDQTNIKATFFIEGMRLAQEPELVKNILSKGHEVENGTLTFPDMADIDYEETYKEIYLTNQIFEEQLGYTPKYVRSRSGDATDNMRYATNALNMKAVVEASVNPKDRNMQSAEEMMTYIRKYVDSGSVIHLNTYINPAVIDVVPLLAQFGKEKGFTFSTLTDVFENEYLVKSLEEIKGYDAIKINPAYENVQPHVYYRKNTTKKEIALSFDDWASEERTKEILDVLDKYNIQCTFFLIGKGVEKNPQLARLIVDRGHEVASHSYNHVDVTTMTPEELQEDVLKAHQALTYALQESPLLYFRPNQGVINEESAKIIAATGVQTIAMYDIASFDWNLDYTAQDIYDRVMTRAAPGKVVVMHILDGTKTVEALPLIIEQLQKQGYSFAKMSTWIEEDSNKKVN, from the coding sequence ATGAAAAGACTAAAATTATGTAGTTTACTAGTCGCTTTGTTCATAGCAGGATGTCAATCCGAAACACAAAGTCAAGTTGCACCAGTAGATTCGTCGATTGAAATAAAAGAACATGATGGAACGATGAGCGATATTTTACATCATGCCAATATTCTTACCCCAAAAGTGGCTTTGACTTTTAATGGACTTGCAGATAATGAGACAATGCAAAAGCTTTTAAAGGTATTAGATCAAACGAACATCAAGGCAACGTTTTTTATTGAAGGTATGCGTCTAGCACAAGAACCTGAATTGGTTAAGAACATATTGAGCAAAGGCCATGAAGTAGAAAACGGTACATTAACGTTCCCTGATATGGCAGATATAGATTATGAAGAGACTTATAAAGAAATATATTTAACAAATCAAATTTTTGAAGAGCAATTAGGTTATACACCGAAGTATGTGAGAAGTCGTTCAGGGGACGCAACAGACAATATGCGTTATGCGACAAATGCTCTTAATATGAAAGCTGTTGTAGAGGCATCTGTTAATCCGAAAGATCGTAATATGCAAAGTGCAGAGGAAATGATGACGTATATTCGAAAGTATGTAGATAGTGGTTCAGTCATCCATTTAAATACGTATATTAATCCGGCCGTCATTGATGTTGTCCCGTTACTTGCACAGTTTGGCAAAGAAAAAGGCTTTACATTTTCTACGTTAACGGACGTATTTGAAAACGAATATTTGGTTAAATCATTAGAGGAAATTAAAGGCTACGATGCGATAAAAATAAATCCAGCATACGAAAATGTCCAACCGCATGTCTATTATCGGAAAAATACAACAAAAAAAGAAATTGCTTTATCCTTTGATGACTGGGCAAGTGAGGAACGAACGAAGGAAATTTTAGATGTTTTGGATAAGTACAATATTCAATGTACATTTTTCTTAATCGGGAAGGGTGTTGAAAAAAACCCTCAATTAGCACGATTAATTGTAGATCGAGGACACGAAGTAGCGAGTCATTCTTATAATCATGTCGATGTAACAACGATGACACCAGAGGAGTTACAAGAAGACGTATTGAAGGCACACCAAGCACTCACGTATGCCTTACAAGAATCACCGTTATTGTATTTTAGACCAAATCAAGGTGTTATTAATGAGGAGTCTGCTAAAATTATTGCCGCTACTGGCGTTCAAACAATTGCCATGTACGATATTGCATCATTTGATTGGAACTTAGATTATACGGCACAAGATATTTATGATCGGGTTATGACTAGGGCAGCTCCAGGAAAGGTAGTGGTGATGCATATTTTAGACGGTACAAAAACAGTCGAAGCACTGCCATTAATTATTGAACAACTTCAAAAGCAAGGCTATAGTTTTGCAAAAATGTCGACTTGGATTGAAGAAGATTCAAATAAGAAAGTGAATTGA
- a CDS encoding glycosyl hydrolase family 18 protein, producing the protein MRKFIWFICMALLIITACSNSKEVPVEAKEELKNKNKLQLSIWLPEWQKKSAIEDVKNSQQGLQDIRVFGAYFNSKDQLLLTDNAVEMLQQTQQQFHATHFVMLTLINDYVTDNAPSVQKDSKLLHRLLQDTSTRQKHIDNILQIVEQYQVKGIEIDYEKVAKEDLPKYILFLEELYQQLSKKNITLNVVLEPRFPFDMKLPDGPKYTVMAYNVHGYHSGPGAKATFSFLDDLLKKIQKSNQNLAIAFATGGFKWAAQGKAVALTEIEAEQLLAKMKVKKQRDQASGAAYFTYSDDNNVRHEVWYADQETLEKWISYVQQKSYHEVVLWRAGGLSSDTLKWIDKQSIK; encoded by the coding sequence GTGAGAAAATTTATTTGGTTTATCTGTATGGCACTACTAATTATCACAGCATGTAGTAATAGCAAAGAAGTTCCGGTTGAAGCAAAGGAAGAGCTAAAAAATAAAAATAAGTTGCAATTATCTATTTGGTTGCCCGAATGGCAAAAAAAATCAGCAATAGAAGACGTGAAAAATTCACAGCAGGGTTTACAGGATATCCGTGTATTTGGCGCTTATTTCAACAGTAAAGATCAATTATTATTAACAGATAATGCGGTAGAGATGTTGCAACAAACACAGCAACAATTTCATGCCACACATTTTGTGATGCTTACGTTAATCAATGACTATGTTACAGATAACGCCCCATCAGTTCAGAAGGATAGTAAGTTATTACATCGCCTGCTCCAAGATACTTCAACGAGGCAAAAGCATATCGATAATATATTGCAAATTGTTGAGCAATATCAGGTCAAGGGAATAGAAATTGATTATGAAAAGGTAGCGAAAGAGGATCTTCCGAAATATATACTTTTTTTAGAAGAGCTTTATCAACAGTTATCCAAAAAAAATATCACACTAAATGTTGTATTAGAACCGCGTTTTCCATTCGATATGAAATTGCCCGATGGCCCAAAGTATACTGTTATGGCGTACAATGTCCATGGTTATCATAGTGGACCTGGAGCAAAAGCAACATTCTCATTTTTAGATGACTTACTAAAAAAAATACAAAAGTCGAATCAAAACTTAGCCATTGCTTTTGCAACGGGTGGATTTAAATGGGCTGCACAAGGGAAAGCAGTTGCTTTAACAGAAATTGAGGCAGAACAACTTCTCGCCAAAATGAAAGTAAAGAAACAACGAGATCAAGCAAGCGGAGCTGCCTACTTCACTTATTCTGATGACAATAATGTACGTCATGAGGTATGGTATGCGGATCAAGAGACACTTGAAAAATGGATTAGCTATGTCCAACAAAAAAGCTACCATGAGGTAGTATTATGGCGCGCTGGCGGTTTAAGTTCAGATACATTAAAGTGGATTGACAAGCAATCAATCAAATGA
- a CDS encoding LysR family transcriptional regulator has product MELRQLRYFVEVAEREHISEAAEHLHVAQSAISRQIANLEDELGTPLFERVGRNVKLTPIGKTFLEHTITALKAIDFAAKQVEEYLDPAKGTIKIGFPTSLASYVLPTVISAFKREYPDLQFQLRQGSYRFLIDAVKNRELNLAFLGPLPPKDETIQSTILFTENIAALLPANHPLAKRESIQLADLRNDLFVLFPDGYILHKVAMDACRAAGFLPNVISEGEDLDALKGLVAAGIGVSLLPESSLYDSAARFTIKVPIESPTIPRTVGIISPINREIAPSEKIFLEFVTNFYSRLSQFQ; this is encoded by the coding sequence GTGGAGTTACGTCAATTACGTTATTTTGTGGAGGTTGCAGAACGGGAACATATTTCAGAAGCTGCTGAACATCTTCATGTTGCTCAGTCAGCAATAAGTCGTCAAATTGCTAATTTAGAGGACGAATTAGGCACACCACTTTTTGAACGCGTCGGTCGAAATGTAAAATTAACACCGATTGGAAAAACTTTTCTCGAACATACGATTACTGCTTTAAAAGCCATAGACTTTGCAGCGAAGCAGGTAGAGGAATATTTAGACCCTGCAAAAGGTACTATTAAGATAGGCTTCCCTACAAGCCTAGCAAGCTATGTGCTACCGACTGTTATTTCAGCCTTTAAGCGCGAATACCCAGATTTGCAATTCCAATTGCGTCAGGGCTCCTATCGATTTTTAATTGATGCTGTTAAAAACCGTGAGTTAAATTTAGCATTTTTAGGACCGCTTCCCCCAAAGGACGAGACAATCCAATCAACTATACTATTTACAGAAAATATTGCAGCCTTATTGCCAGCAAACCATCCATTAGCTAAACGAGAAAGCATTCAACTGGCAGACTTACGTAATGACCTTTTCGTTCTATTTCCAGACGGCTATATATTGCATAAAGTTGCAATGGACGCTTGTCGTGCTGCTGGCTTTTTACCGAATGTAATCTCGGAAGGTGAAGACTTAGATGCCTTAAAAGGTCTAGTTGCAGCTGGAATTGGCGTTAGCTTACTTCCTGAAAGCTCCCTATATGATTCAGCTGCCCGCTTCACGATTAAGGTACCCATTGAATCACCTACAATACCAAGAACTGTTGGCATTATTTCACCGATAAATCGTGAAATCGCTCCATCTGAAAAAATATTTTTAGAGTTCGTAACTAATTTCTATTCTCGACTTTCACAGTTTCAATGA
- a CDS encoding glycosyltransferase family 2 protein yields MKTKKEILTMPRSDRRILSNIPDPENVRSLVNRRGASYQTEGDIDPTNVNEIYRLQLLSLRYETAFEVNIKRARQKNPYQYYAEDISVTGILVYTDSANRLLADEIVTMQFTIPDGAMPEGYESKVKLKAKVVRQFTKEIDGKTRYYYAFEFLNPLNEYLTKKRWGLSIFVASLFLFIVSLIVVLMRAESVIYFKFNKFLYLYSIIAATFLLSRYLFGIFYKNVPINPQYEPGVSIIIPVFNEEQWIHRTILSCINQYYPVDKLEVIVVDDYSTDRTEEAANNMIELIHREGGRFRTEGRLKFHKLPQNGGKREALIAGVHLAKHDLVVFVDSDSFLEPHAIRNLVQPFQDPKMGGVAGRTEVENKFTNALTKLQTVRYYIAFRIMKAAESWFDTVTCLSGPLACYRKELILKNETAWLNQKFLGQPATFGDDRSMTNYILKTHRTGYQDNAVCSTIVPSDTKVFLSQQMRWKRSWLRESLRAFLFMWKKEPFMFLFFIIGLIVPIAAPIVVVYNLIYVPIMHGIFPTTFLMGLLLMAMLMSLAHLFFRRSKLWMFGFIFVLFYEFILLWQMPVAWVTFWKSTWGTRETPQDVLAREKKLEKQKIRKSRFSMLKIRKMGEKE; encoded by the coding sequence ATGAAAACGAAAAAAGAGATTTTAACAATGCCGCGCTCTGATCGACGTATCTTATCCAATATTCCTGACCCTGAAAATGTGCGGAGCCTCGTTAATCGTCGAGGGGCTTCGTACCAAACAGAAGGGGATATTGACCCTACAAATGTAAATGAAATTTATCGTTTACAGTTATTAAGTTTGCGTTATGAAACTGCATTTGAAGTGAACATTAAAAGAGCTAGACAAAAAAATCCTTATCAATATTATGCTGAAGATATTTCGGTGACAGGTATCCTTGTTTATACGGATAGTGCAAATAGATTATTAGCTGATGAAATTGTTACGATGCAGTTCACAATACCTGATGGAGCGATGCCTGAGGGTTATGAATCAAAAGTAAAGTTAAAAGCTAAAGTAGTCCGTCAATTTACAAAAGAGATAGATGGAAAAACGAGATACTACTATGCGTTTGAATTTTTGAATCCTTTAAATGAGTATTTAACGAAAAAACGTTGGGGACTTTCAATTTTTGTAGCGAGTTTATTTTTATTTATTGTTTCACTTATCGTTGTATTAATGCGTGCTGAAAGTGTCATCTATTTTAAGTTTAATAAGTTCTTATATTTATATAGTATAATCGCAGCAACATTTCTTCTAAGTAGATATTTGTTTGGTATTTTCTATAAGAATGTGCCAATCAATCCTCAATATGAACCTGGTGTTTCTATTATTATTCCAGTATTTAATGAAGAACAATGGATTCATAGAACCATTTTAAGCTGTATAAATCAATATTACCCTGTGGATAAATTAGAAGTTATTGTCGTAGATGATTACTCTACAGATAGAACAGAGGAAGCCGCCAATAACATGATTGAGCTGATTCATAGGGAAGGTGGGCGTTTTAGAACAGAGGGACGTTTGAAATTTCATAAGCTACCTCAAAATGGGGGGAAGCGTGAAGCGTTAATAGCGGGAGTGCATTTGGCCAAACATGATTTAGTCGTTTTCGTCGATTCAGATAGCTTCTTAGAGCCTCACGCCATTCGGAATTTAGTACAACCTTTCCAAGATCCTAAAATGGGCGGTGTAGCAGGGAGAACAGAAGTAGAAAACAAGTTTACGAATGCTCTAACAAAACTACAAACGGTTCGATATTATATAGCCTTTCGTATAATGAAAGCGGCTGAGTCTTGGTTTGACACCGTAACATGCTTATCGGGGCCACTTGCATGCTATCGTAAAGAGCTTATATTAAAAAATGAAACAGCATGGTTAAATCAAAAGTTTTTAGGGCAACCGGCAACATTTGGTGATGATCGTAGTATGACAAACTATATTTTAAAGACGCATCGCACAGGCTATCAAGACAATGCAGTATGTTCTACGATTGTACCTTCAGATACAAAAGTCTTTTTGTCGCAACAAATGCGCTGGAAACGATCATGGTTACGAGAGTCGTTAAGAGCCTTTTTATTTATGTGGAAAAAAGAACCTTTTATGTTTTTGTTCTTTATTATTGGTTTAATTGTACCAATCGCAGCACCAATTGTCGTAGTTTACAATTTAATCTATGTGCCTATTATGCATGGGATATTTCCAACAACATTTTTAATGGGTCTATTGTTAATGGCAATGCTGATGAGCTTGGCTCACCTATTCTTTAGACGAAGTAAGTTGTGGATGTTTGGCTTTATATTTGTCCTTTTCTACGAATTTATTTTACTTTGGCAAATGCCTGTGGCGTGGGTGACATTTTGGAAATCAACTTGGGGTACAAGAGAAACACCTCAAGATGTATTGGCAAGGGAAAAGAAATTGGAAAAACAAAAGATTCGGAAATCCCGATTTTCAATGCTGAAAATAAGAAAAATGGGTGAGAAGGAATGA
- a CDS encoding polysaccharide deacetylase family protein, with product MSEKNVVLNPAKKNRRKLLRSIAQFVIVVFLAVILIRVVFLTEKKEEETVPLINKDGFIALSYFGVSRNDSPKYVSRKNLEKQLELLEGQGYKTITQQDILDFYEKKKPLPEKALFLSFEDGRTDSSIFAQNIMEELNYKATMFTYANKMDTRDNKFLKPKDLLLMQKSGFWELGSNGYRLTYINIYNDQGQSLGMIDENDVPNKTTIEYYNHYLMDFIRNQFMIPSETRKEMETRIKKDYKLMHDIYEEKLDKVPKAYAIMHANALYNNMDPLVESINDTEIKNTFRMHFNLELGAYNNKDADLYNLSRLQVSPYWSTNHVMMKIRQASKQNVAFEVGDAQQAKKWSIINGAAEFKNNEIIITSAPSSEGRIILKDALPNQYNVNFAFKGNVVGQQSLYLNYDEKSNSYIRIALIDNEIVVSEKLPGASVVEKERLQLNDIKWDEEQYAFNKATVYNYQDTQKGSRIDEDEYPRNLTQKRVFNIAVNKDKIEINVDDVLSKTIKVNPVINGTQLGIGAMYSKKDTTHEQYADDIYDTLIDDLLITDGNETTLFSNQYTNFDKVKYKTTTLFNNVVDFFIETF from the coding sequence ATGAGTGAAAAAAATGTTGTATTAAATCCAGCTAAAAAAAATCGCAGAAAATTACTTCGTTCTATTGCTCAATTCGTTATCGTTGTATTTTTAGCGGTGATATTAATACGTGTCGTGTTCTTAACAGAAAAAAAAGAAGAGGAAACTGTTCCTCTAATTAATAAAGATGGTTTTATTGCATTATCCTACTTTGGCGTAAGTAGAAATGATTCTCCAAAATACGTGTCCAGAAAGAACTTGGAAAAACAGTTGGAGTTACTTGAAGGGCAAGGTTACAAAACGATTACCCAGCAAGATATATTAGATTTTTATGAAAAGAAAAAACCTCTACCAGAGAAAGCGTTGTTTTTATCATTTGAAGATGGACGCACAGACTCAAGTATTTTCGCTCAAAACATTATGGAAGAGTTGAATTATAAAGCAACCATGTTTACGTATGCCAATAAGATGGATACGAGAGACAATAAATTTTTAAAACCTAAAGATTTATTACTGATGCAAAAAAGTGGGTTTTGGGAATTAGGTTCCAATGGATACCGTCTGACGTATATTAATATTTATAATGATCAAGGACAGTCATTAGGCATGATCGACGAGAATGATGTGCCAAATAAAACGACAATCGAATATTATAATCACTATTTAATGGACTTTATTCGCAATCAGTTTATGATTCCGAGTGAAACGCGGAAAGAAATGGAGACGCGAATTAAAAAGGATTATAAATTAATGCACGATATTTATGAAGAAAAGTTAGATAAAGTGCCAAAGGCGTATGCCATTATGCATGCCAATGCACTTTACAATAATATGGACCCTTTAGTAGAGAGTATCAACGATACCGAAATTAAAAATACATTTCGTATGCATTTCAATTTAGAGCTAGGTGCCTATAATAACAAAGATGCAGATCTCTATAACTTAAGTCGATTACAAGTATCGCCATATTGGTCAACAAACCATGTGATGATGAAAATCCGCCAAGCGAGTAAACAAAATGTAGCATTTGAAGTAGGGGATGCGCAACAAGCAAAAAAATGGTCCATTATTAATGGAGCCGCAGAATTTAAAAATAATGAAATCATTATAACGTCTGCACCATCCAGTGAAGGGCGCATTATTTTAAAGGATGCCTTGCCTAATCAATATAATGTCAATTTTGCTTTTAAAGGAAATGTAGTAGGGCAGCAATCTCTATATTTGAACTATGATGAAAAAAGCAATAGCTATATTCGCATTGCATTAATAGACAATGAGATCGTTGTATCAGAAAAATTGCCTGGAGCAAGTGTTGTTGAAAAGGAACGCTTGCAGTTAAATGATATTAAGTGGGATGAAGAACAATACGCATTTAATAAAGCAACTGTCTATAACTATCAAGATACACAAAAAGGTTCGAGAATTGATGAAGATGAATATCCACGAAATTTAACACAAAAAAGAGTATTTAATATCGCTGTGAATAAAGATAAAATAGAGATAAATGTCGACGATGTATTATCGAAGACAATAAAGGTAAATCCAGTTATTAATGGGACTCAATTAGGAATCGGAGCAATGTATAGTAAAAAAGATACGACACACGAACAGTATGCAGATGATATTTACGATACATTGATCGATGATCTATTAATAACAGATGGAAACGAGACGACACTCTTTTCAAATCAATATACGAATTTTGATAAAGTAAAGTATAAAACAACGACATTGTTTAATAACGTTGTAGACTTCTTTATTGAAACCTTCTAA
- a CDS encoding HEAT repeat domain-containing protein — protein MIDLSLDFLLSVIAILFIVLCGFMMYIFYQRQSEVRFKKSRAIYLKDYSQLWYEYLFNNEIFSVVLIPRGKPQVQAIEMIFSSYLKNITNDDMRWKMKNFSNQYLKTFYENDLMNKRWSIRMNALYRIADLQLDELLDACKKLETTKYSKEEFFQLLKIYSLFQPELFIQKIKAPNANYSESEYRRLFVLLEEDIFMRFFDEFTSWSMSIQFAVIDTAAAKKNMQYIEKLEQLLTNENDEIKIRALKGLFEIGVIENINPYIPFVTSHLWEVRLMVGKIFKYVPLSYSYPYLEQLLQDENWWVRSQAAKTIAEDRDGLEKLKEFISYSTDHYAVEMAQETIMRKQGTR, from the coding sequence ATGATAGACTTATCGCTTGATTTTCTTTTATCCGTAATAGCTATACTGTTCATCGTTCTGTGCGGCTTCATGATGTATATATTTTATCAACGTCAAAGTGAAGTGCGTTTTAAAAAATCGAGAGCTATCTATTTAAAAGACTACTCACAGCTTTGGTATGAATATCTTTTTAATAATGAAATTTTTTCAGTGGTGCTTATACCACGTGGCAAGCCGCAAGTTCAGGCAATCGAAATGATTTTTTCATCCTATTTAAAGAACATTACGAATGATGATATGAGATGGAAAATGAAGAATTTTTCCAATCAGTATTTAAAGACATTTTATGAAAATGATTTAATGAATAAACGTTGGAGCATTCGCATGAACGCATTATATCGTATCGCCGATTTGCAGCTCGATGAATTGCTCGATGCTTGTAAAAAATTAGAGACAACGAAATACTCTAAGGAAGAGTTTTTTCAATTGCTTAAAATATATTCTTTATTTCAGCCAGAATTATTTATTCAAAAAATAAAGGCCCCCAATGCAAATTACTCTGAAAGTGAATATAGAAGATTATTCGTTTTATTAGAGGAAGATATATTTATGCGATTTTTTGATGAGTTTACGAGCTGGTCAATGAGCATTCAATTTGCTGTAATCGATACGGCTGCGGCCAAAAAAAATATGCAATATATTGAGAAATTAGAGCAATTATTAACGAATGAAAATGATGAAATTAAAATACGCGCGCTAAAGGGCCTGTTTGAAATTGGTGTAATTGAAAATATCAATCCGTATATTCCTTTCGTAACGTCACATTTATGGGAAGTACGCTTAATGGTAGGGAAGATATTTAAATATGTCCCCTTGTCCTATTCTTATCCCTATTTAGAACAGCTTCTTCAAGATGAAAATTGGTGGGTTCGGTCTCAAGCTGCGAAGACGATTGCTGAAGATCGTGACGGATTAGAGAAATTAAAAGAGTTTATTTCATATTCTACTGATCATTATGCAGTGGAGATGGCACAAGAAACAATAATGAGAAAGCAGGGAACGAGATGA
- a CDS encoding glycosyltransferase family 2 protein, with product MKILHYSMLFFGGVIVFYMLFVIVSYCTMLIIAMLDLRKRYRLDPSEYDDAHIDAFYSKPVSLLVPAYNEEVGVVDTVYSLLNLRYPQTEIIIINDGSTDNTLQTVIKHFQMKPVNKIIKTNIHTKQVIQIYESEIYMNCILVDKVNGGKADALNVGINVSQYPYFCSIDGDSILDEKALLRVMKPIVLSDGEVIAAGGNIRIANGAKMQLGSIYDMRLPSNYLVIMQIIEYLRAFLMGRIALSKFNLVLIISGAFSVFSKKWAVEAGGYSTNIIGEDMELVVNIHRLIKEKKENKRIEFVPDPVCWTEAPHTLSVLRNQRRRWHQGMFESLWKHKKMTLNPRYGLIGMVSFPYFWLVECLGPVVELGGYIYIIIAFFLGQIYYEMAILLLLLFVIYGVIFSVASVLFEAWSMNTYPRKRDLLRMITLAFTEIFWYRPLTLLWRCEGLIRFVRRKSEWGNMKRVGIAEKEKSV from the coding sequence ATGAAAATTTTACATTACTCCATGTTGTTTTTTGGCGGCGTAATTGTATTTTATATGCTGTTTGTTATTGTTTCATATTGCACCATGTTAATTATCGCAATGCTTGATTTGCGTAAGCGATATCGTTTAGACCCTTCGGAGTATGATGATGCGCATATAGATGCCTTTTATTCCAAGCCTGTGTCCTTACTAGTTCCTGCCTATAACGAAGAGGTAGGGGTAGTAGATACCGTCTATTCATTGCTTAATTTACGTTATCCGCAAACAGAAATTATTATTATTAATGATGGTTCCACTGACAATACTCTACAAACGGTCATTAAGCACTTTCAGATGAAACCTGTAAATAAAATTATAAAAACAAATATTCATACGAAGCAAGTTATCCAAATTTATGAATCAGAAATTTATATGAATTGTATATTGGTAGATAAAGTGAATGGCGGCAAGGCTGATGCATTGAATGTTGGTATCAACGTATCACAATACCCGTATTTTTGTTCCATTGATGGGGATTCCATTTTAGATGAAAAAGCATTGCTTCGTGTAATGAAGCCGATTGTTTTATCTGATGGAGAAGTGATTGCAGCTGGGGGCAATATACGTATCGCCAACGGAGCGAAAATGCAACTTGGCTCGATTTATGATATGCGATTACCTAGTAATTATTTAGTTATCATGCAAATAATTGAATATTTGCGAGCCTTTTTAATGGGGCGAATTGCATTAAGTAAATTTAATCTTGTGTTGATTATTTCAGGTGCATTTAGTGTCTTTTCAAAAAAATGGGCTGTTGAAGCAGGCGGCTATTCGACCAATATTATTGGTGAAGACATGGAGCTCGTTGTCAATATTCATCGACTTATTAAAGAGAAAAAAGAAAATAAACGAATTGAATTTGTGCCAGACCCTGTTTGTTGGACAGAAGCGCCGCATACATTAAGTGTTTTGCGAAATCAGCGCAGACGTTGGCACCAAGGGATGTTTGAAAGTCTTTGGAAACATAAGAAAATGACGTTAAATCCACGATACGGTTTGATTGGTATGGTGTCGTTTCCGTATTTTTGGCTTGTGGAATGTTTAGGACCTGTTGTAGAACTAGGTGGCTATATCTATATTATTATCGCGTTTTTCTTAGGGCAAATTTATTATGAAATGGCGATTTTGTTATTATTGCTTTTTGTTATTTATGGTGTTATTTTTTCCGTTGCTTCCGTATTATTTGAGGCTTGGAGCATGAATACGTATCCAAGAAAGAGAGACTTGTTACGTATGATTACTTTAGCGTTTACTGAAATTTTTTGGTATCGCCCACTTACACTACTATGGCGTTGTGAAGGATTAATTCGATTTGTACGTAGAAAGAGTGAATGGGGAAATATGAAGCGTGTCGGGATTGCTGAAAAGGAGAAAAGTGTATGA